aagagttcaactggcactccgatcttacggaaacagtccgtaagaaattcaacgaaaaggccatggactcttacacaaagcagataaacgcgtggaagacagtttggcagaagaacaagaagccacggttcatcaacgggggggtgtgggagcagttgatagctcattgggagagggaagacactgcagagacgtcttctaggaactccaggaaccggaagagcgatcgtggcgggaaaggtatgtatgtgcacaacctcggcgcttgctccatgtctactaaggaggatgaacttgtaagttttttattattatttatctttatattttttaaataaatattttatatattttttggctaataatggcggtttttttagatcgaagcaaatgacggtaatcccgttgatcgtctccaactcattaaggtggctcacactaacaagacgacgggtcaaattcaggaccccgtgatcagaggtgtagttgatttggtggaagctgagatagtttctcaatctcagcctctctctgatgacggcgactccacgggagcttcaaccaacctgtctctattgcaaataaatgagatggttgaaaaggtaattttttttattaatatattttttttataatgtcgattacttacttgtccatatttacttactttaaatatttttgtaggcggttcctaaaaggaaaggaggccgtttagttgggttggcccgtcgtgcttcttcgtatccggcatcttcttcgcaagctccgtatgccgatcccatgattctcgaggagctacatgacaaagatgaacggattggggcattggaggagcagaacaccactatcctttcggagaatgccactatccgttcggagaatgccactatccttgctgagttggcatcccagaagaagttcaacaccgagattatgcagaagctagatcgtttgatgtcttcgagttcatcttagtttatttcggctttaaAAAACTtccggaatgttttttttttctattttggtttgtatgaattttaaactttatgaatgtttttttcctatttcggtttttatgaatttaaattttataatattattagttttaaatttccaattttttaaatttattaatatcaaaaaatatataaaaatgcaaaattaatttgtaaaaaaaaaagggtatataccgacggacaacggtcgtcggaatataccgacggacatatatccgtcggaatttaccgacaaactcatttccgtcggaatataccgacgaacgtggttcgtcggtatattccgacgaccgatgtccgtcggtaaattccgacgcccaaagttcgtcggaataaaccgaggaaccacgttcgtcggaattgtagttttccgatgaactctggtctcgtgtagccgcatcgtaatatcgtcggaagttcgtcagaatgacgtttctcggtattcgtcagaaagtcgtcggaatttcgtcagaaattccgacgaattttttttttccgacgaaacgataccgacggacgggttcgtcggaaattcgtcggaatagaccgattccgacgaatttccgacgatttcggccatcagaatccccctgttttcttgtagtgtaagaaGCCTCCTCGCTAggattataaaagttttattattGACAAAAGTAGACGTTCTACATACATGGAATTTACTTTTGGACTTTCTCAACAATCAGGAGTTGAACAAAGTGAGTATGGCTTTGAGCCAAATTGTGTGATCTGCCGCCGTAGCTTGAGTTATATAATGTCTTGGTTTGAGAATATGGAGAAGTATTCCTTCGGTCCTACAATGCCATTAGGTCCTTCCTCTCCAGCTCAAATATCTTGATAACTGACCCTTTACATATGAGTTTGCTAGCCGTGGAACATTTCAAATCTGTTCTGGGTCCTCAATGGTACTCCCCGCAAGTATTCCTTCGTCACCTGGTTTGCAGCTCTTCTAAACTACCAGTGTGCGCCTCAACAATCTCAAGCCATGCTGGTCCCCCCTTCCTCCTAGGAGATAAGGAAGCTGTTCTTCAAGCTAAACCCCGAATAAAGCCCCAGGGTCTGATGGGTTGACCTCTGGTTTCTTCAAGGGTGCGTGGGAAACTGTTGGCGAAGAAGCGATTATCTGCGGAAAACAATTCTTGACCTCTGCTTTTCTCCCTGCAACTGCAAACTCGACTATTCTATCTCTTGTCCCAAAGTTCCCAGGCGCCTCTAGAATCTCCGACTTTCGCCCCATCTCGTGTCTCAACACAGTCTACAAAGTCATATCTTGTCTGCTGGTTGCAAGGCTAAAACCGATCCTTCAGCACCTAGTCCTGCCATGTCAAACATCTTTTGTTAAAGACCGTCTCCTAGTAGAGAATACTATCTTAGCAAGTGAACTCATACATGGCTATCATAAGAACAAAGGCCCCAAGAAGATTACCATCAAGGTGGACATTGCCAAAACTTTTGATACATTGTCTTGGGAGTTCCTCTTCTCCTGCCTTGAAGGATTGAACCTGCCTCGTCACTTCCTCTCTCTGCTCAAAGCATGCGTGTGTAAAACTAGCTTTATGATTGGCTATAATGGTACAGTAACTGGATACTTCAAAGGCAAAAGGGGCCTTAGACAAGGTGACCCCTTATCGCCATACTTGTTTGTGATTGGAATCAACTGCCTCTCATTCATGCTAAACGAAGCAGCATCACAAGGAAGGTAAAGTATCACAAAAATTGCGAGAAAATGAAGCTTACACACCTCTCTTTTGCTGATGACTTATTGATATTTATTGATAGATCCTTGGAGTCTGTTCAGACGGTGCTACAGGTCCTCCATGAGGTTGAGAAGCGGTCGGGAATAGCGGTGAGCTACCAGAAGACAAGTTTTTATGCGCCAGGTATGAGTGCACAAGAAATAGATACAATTCAAGCTTCAACAGGTATGACTTGTGATACTTTACCTGTGCACTACTTAGGAGTCCCCTTAAACTCAAGAAAGCTCAATCTCACCAACTTTGAGCCGTTAATCCATCAGATAAAGAAAAGACTCTCTTCATGGTCAGTTAAGTCTCTTTCCTTCTCAGGAAGACTACTTCTGATCAAGACGGTCATCTCGGGGATAACAACCTTCTGGTGCTCGGCCTTCATCCTGCCAAAAGCATGTATCAAGAGAATCAATTCTCTTTGTAGTGTATTCTTGTGGAAAGGAGATATTGAGAGTCATAACTCAAAGAGAGTAGCTTGGGACACGGTGACACTTACTAAAAGTCAAGGAGGCTTAGGGATCAAAGATCTAAACACTTGGAACACTGCCTGTTGTCTTAAACTCATCTGGATGTTGTTCTTCCGTGCAGGTTCAGGCTGGGTTGCCTGGTTTAAAGAAGTGGTTTTAGAAGGATCAATTCACAATTACTGGACTACAAAACCTAGTACCTCTTTCTCTTGGCTTGCGAACAAACTGCTGAAGCTTAAGACTATTGTATATCCGCTGATCAAACTGAGATTGCAGAATGGCACATCAGCAAGGTTCTGGACTGATAATTGGACTCCATTCGGTAGTCTAACAACCTTCCTCAACAACTCTTCCTCCAGGCTTGGCATCCCTGCAGTAGCTACGGTTGCTTCACTCTCTCGGAATGGAATGTGGCAGCTCCCTTCAGCGAGAACAGAACAACAACGGCATCTTCTCATATACCTAACAACATTTACACTTAATCAGGAACAAGACTATTATGACTGGGAGTTGGCAGGCAAGACTTTCAGTAAGTACAGTACAAGAGATGTCTACACTTACCTTCGTGGAGAGATAGCTGAAGTCAATTGGTCAAAGTCAATCTGGTCTTCTTATGAAATCCCTAGATACTCTTTCCTCGCTTGGCTAGTAATCAACAACAGATGCCCCACTCGTGATAGGCTTATCGGCTGGGGAATTCATGTTTCTCCTCTATGTCTCCTGTGCAATCTTCAATCAGAATCTCGAAACCATCTTTTCCATGAATGTGTTACAATTTTGATCTCTGGAGCCTCGTTGCAACAAAGTGTGGCTTAACGCCCTGTCGTGATTGGGACGGCACTGTCCTACAGATGATTGCACTTCCACGATCAAAATCCCGCCAGCATAGCACTTTTTTAACCCTCTTGGCGTGGAAATCAACTATCTACTGGACTTGGAATGAAAGGAACTCCAGGCTTCACAAAACAACTTCCGATCGGTCGACTCTATATTTGTGGTGCTTGATAGACAGCTTAGGAACAAAATCCAGAGTTTCAGAGAAACAAATCAATCCCTCTCTTCTGCTATGATTCAACTCTGGTTCCAATCCCCATAGCCAACCTCTCCTGCTGTCGTTACTGCATCTCTGCACCCCTCACTTCCGTCGCAGACAATGCTTTGATCGTGTTTCTCAAACTGGTCCCTTCAGTTGCTTCATGGGCCACTAAACTAATTTCTGGGTTCACTTGGGTTCTAACTATAAGTTTTAAGATTGGACAGAGCCCTGTAACTCTTAAGCCcattgttggacccaattttggtcaatATATTGATGGGCCGTAATCAAAGATACGGGCCGTAAGAAACTGAAGCCCATAACGAACATGCGAACTCAAGACGAAGTTATCAAAGTCTTGGAGATCGCGGAACAAGCCCTGTAGATCGTGGAGCAGTTATGAAGATCGCGAGGTCCACACACTATAAATGAAGAAGAAGGGACAAGAAGaaggacacgttgaaaaccctagagagagctacacacaTACATCGACCTTGTTTCTCCGAATCTTAGATCCTTTTCTTTACCGATCTCATCTGTGTAATTCGATCTAGTTCAACttattgtattcgatcttattcatcaataaagtccattttacctactggaaactgttaacatcgttgtgttctaaagatattgttgcctacatcttttgtcttccctagatcaaactcccgatcactatcaaatacttagtgtaggtTTTAGGTTCTACACCCATGGCTtgtaaactttttatttcttagttttattaatgaaagcctcaattacaaaaaaaaaaagaatatggaGAAGTACTTTGATTAAGGGAAATTGGAGCGTATAACTATGAAAAAAACCGTAATTCACATTCTAGTTATTTCCCCTAACAGTTCTATACAcgctgttatatatatatactgtaatACCCTTTCCTTCAACCGGCGCAACCTgccaaaaaaatttataaatattaattattaaccaCGCAAAAGTAAATCGTGGCGTATCCTATTTCACATCTTCCCTTTTTTACTTTCCTTGCTTCGCCTGATTTCGAAAGCTTTGCCATCTCCTTCGTACTCCCATTCCAATCATGTACTTTTCTCTGCTTGTGCCATCCTCCGACATCGTACGGCGTTAAGGTTGCAGCAGCGGTTAGTAACAGACCCTTCTTCTCCAATTTCACCAAGTTAATTCTTCTCAAATCTTTGGAACTACAGTAAGTTCTCGGGTATTTACCTTTAAATCTCTTCACAtgttgttatttttcttttctatttgaTATATTGTCATAATTAGGGTATTATAATTGGTAAATCTGCAACCTCGTTACCATTGCATGTTTGATCTGATTTTTGTGTAGAAGTTCGCCaattgatttagggttttggttttCCCGACTGTACTTAATTTTGCATTTTAGGGAAGATACATAGTAAATAGTATAGTAATATAGTTTGTTGTATGGAATAACATCTGTAATACAAGTTATATGCATGAGATCCCTATATGCCTATTTTATTTGAGGTGGAATATAAAAACTATATGTTCAAACTATTGTATTTGAGATGGAATTGATTGACAAACTATTCTACTTGAGATGGAATTGAATGATCTGTAACATATATACTATCATTTTTATCAACAATCGTActgtttgaaatataaaaagttattttatatataaaatagaatgaaTTACTCTGTCACAACCATGTTTCCCTCTTATTTTGTTCTTCGTCAGGTTTGACATGGACGATTTTCCTTCCTAATAGAttgtttgagatatgttttgAACCCACTGGAACGAAGGACTAATAACTATTTCAACCTTCGTTGAATTGAGGTGATCAAAAATGCATTAGAGGATTCAATCTTGTTCGTTGTTCAATCTTGTTTGTTATATTGgtgtatatttgtgttttatattagtgtgcatatgattttgtaaagaaaaataatatattgaatgTAAAtggaatataatttattatgacatcaaataaaacaaaataaaatgtgaTATTGAATGGGAATGATATTCATATGATGTTGTCTCTTCCACCTCTTTTCTTTAATGTCGTTAGTCTTCATTTCTTTCACTACAATCAATCTAAATTTGGTGTAAGCATTACTTCCTTCCCTGCAATTATATACACTTCAAAATGTGAACAATATGTACTGTGTTATATCGTTTATCACATTTTATGTTCTATATGCTCATGTAGAATGGAAATGCATCTTACTGGCATTTTGAAATTTGAGTTTAGCTTATGAAAGACTGGGGTTGCCATTGGATTAGAGTTTATATTTCCAAGTAGGGTTTACTGATTAGTAGCttgggtttagtttatggaaAATTGGGGTTGACATTGGATTAGGGGTTATATTTTCGTGtatggtttagtgattagttgaTATGATTTAGTTTATGTACGATTGGATTGACATTGGATAAGGGTTTACCATTCCGTTCCAGTTTGTGTGATTAGTGGACAGTGTTTAGTTTATCGAAGATTAGACTGGGcattgggtttagtgtttaggctTCATTCACTGTCCTTCTTTTTGGGTGTTTTAAGATGGACTTACGGTGATAATTAAATGGAATACACCATTTATTGATACATGTTGGAATTTGCACCACTTGTTTAACTTGgcacaacaaaaatatttttggttactCCACCTCTTTACGTGGCTTCTTCCTACTCTTTATGGAATAGTTGTTACCCACTATTTTCATTTATTCCATCGAATACGTCATCGATCCACCCATCCGCACACATGAGCTTCTACATAACATGGCTATTCTGTTAGAGTACTCATTACCAGTTTCTATGCTATTTGGATCATGTGAAATGGAAATTCATCTTTTTCCATTTCTGCTATAAATTGGAATGTTTAATATCACATTCATTAGCTTGTGAATTCTATTCAATATATACGTATTTTGATACTTGAGTTAGGGTTTATATGTCCGTGTTGGGTTTAGTGATGATTGGAGAGAGGTTCATTTCTGGAATATTGGGTTTGCCATTGGAAAATCATTACCTACTTCCACTGAATCATAGACGCTTTAAATGTTGCAACATTTAGGGAGATGCTCTTTCGAATTCAACCACTGTCACCATCTTTCTATTCTACATATTGCACGTAGAATGGAACTGTGCATTCTTCTTAATACTATTCCACTGCGTATAGTTCACTACCATTTAATGTAGCTTAGCACTTAGTACTagtatttcatattttcatatttttatatttggatAAGGGTTTATATTCCCTGaatggtttagtgattagatgATAGAGTTTAGTTTATGGCCGATGGTGATTGTGCTTGGGTCAAGCATGCCCACATTCCATTaaatttgggttatcttatatATTCCTCTGTGTGGTTTACTAAGGGTTTACATTTCCATACTATTTGGCCTTTAGTTTATTTCTGTGTGGTTGATAAGTTTATTTCTGGAATATTTGGCTTGCTTTTGGGTAGAGCATTACGTACTTTCCTTGCAACATGTACTTTTTTTAACTGTAGCTAAATTATGAAGACCATATTTAACTTGGaactacatatataatattactactTTACATACGATACGTAGTATGAAAACTCATACAATCGGTATAGAATATACTTGTCATCATCTTTAGTTCGCCGTTAGATTACCATAGTTTCTGGCACACTTACAACTGTTATTTACTCCTCTTGATTCATACCCTTACATCATATGTGTTGAATACATCTGCACAACGCGATCCGTATGTTATGTGATTGTTACGATGCCACACAAAAACGCCACTTCTTTTACTTTATAATATGGAACCGGTAACCTGTTACTTGAAAGGGTATAACCGAATAGAAAAAAGCACAAAAGTCTGACAGt
This genomic stretch from Brassica napus cultivar Da-Ae chromosome C9, Da-Ae, whole genome shotgun sequence harbors:
- the LOC125592699 gene encoding uncharacterized protein LOC125592699, whose translation is MEFTFGLSQQSGVEQSEYGFEPNCPWNISNLFWVLNGTPRKYSFVTWFAALLNYQCAPQQSQAMLGAWETVGEEAIICGKQFLTSAFLPATANSTILSLVPKFPGASRISDFRPISCLNTVYKVISCLLVARLKPILQHLVLPCQTSFVKDRLLVENTILASELIHGYHKNKGPKKITIKVDIAKTFDTLSWEFLFSCLEGLNLPRHFLSLLKACVCKTSFMIGYNGTVTGYFKGKRGLRQGDPLSPYLFVIGINCLSFMLNEAASQGRSLESVQTVLQVLHEVEKRSGIAVSYQKTSFYAPGMSAQEIDTIQASTGMTCDTLPVHYLGVPLNSRKLNLTNFEPLIHQIKKRLSSWSVKSLSFSGRLLLIKTVISGITTFWCSAFILPKACIKRINSLCSVFLWKGDIESHNSKRVAWDTVTLTKSQGGLGIKDLNTWNTACCLKLIWMLFFRAGSGWVAWFKEVVLEGSIHNYWTTKPSTSFSWLANKLLKLKTIVYPLIKLRLQNGTSARFWTDNWTPFGSLTTFLNNSSSRLGIPAVATVASLSRNGMWQLPSARTEQQRHLLIYLTTFTLNQEQDYYDWELAGKTFSKYSTRDVYTYLRGEIAEVNWSKSIWSSYEIPRYSFLAWLVINNRCPTRDRLIGWGIHAGIRSSSPGEPTRVTAVLAGEHNHATVQLAGKITGAMAELAGRVQPHDGSARRASATTRRFSSPAS